Proteins from one Salvelinus sp. IW2-2015 linkage group LG9, ASM291031v2, whole genome shotgun sequence genomic window:
- the LOC111968395 gene encoding brain-enriched guanylate kinase-associated protein, translated as MRATATHEDCELLFSVADVSNTFKSVNPRXVAGTDSIYSRVLRACADQLAGVFTDIFYLSPSQFLNPRKXSSAFNTIVQSKLITKLRALGLNSALCYWVLDFMTGQPQVVKVGYNCSAMLILNKGGPTRQQRLFNLMPLKEFFLAPKTLINVYTCTIESILLGFITAQYGNCTVNNRRALQRVVWLAGGTLPALQDIYSTRCHRKAKKIIKDFSYPSHGLFTPHPSRSSTLKPASSTLNPASSLASSHAEAGPSSTLKPASSTLKPASSTLKPASSTLNHVNERSKPYCQEKERSKPYCREKERSKPYCREKERSKPYCRGEGGGKPDCGGGAEQALLSGEGAEQALLSGEGAEQALLSSQHHEDEKRALSREIIVLNNHLMEAKITIEKLREDNDLYRKDCNLATQLLQCSKSHRRAHKLSELPIDFQERVSSHMEKQGRGVTMALCHSPYSDAVPTAVIAKVLEKPEPGSSCPNTRSPSPQPLEDEGHDHNFVPSSVGGGTESLRRRTAYRTSDLYCSDTALYCPERWQERRQSVDVHARPMGLLLQAQNSTDSNPEEEAFHSGNFSHHGAPSFHGEFAVGSLRATSSYSSFSQASEDEKGGEGCGGGPSSTMSSSHHGLYMDWRDGGYGERKSTSSYEKDSPPGHSVFPKSHSFQHMAMPPSPSPAKGGGGSSPAYVCTASCGYSEPYHSPLNASPHSVGSAQGGGGPRGAERSDSQASMVSMGAPTEEELTGRWRQLSVEDINSYSFNRNPGRVSPYSFSEQHFAMGPAKIKLGPLYSSFQEGDDNVFLHSHVLDQCLAAAAGGGLSPSPSPSPKHPSLGLRGKPDNPPPLYRAKVDSQDSECSLQFLSGSLKDKESGAAGAAGGSMNKEYVDVSPNSSAESLHHQSSLEASSLQHYQRERMRPSPSPALPKKSSQQYQKFGSTGTGLSRKDSLTKAQLYGTLLN; from the exons ATGCGGGCCACCGCCACTCACGAGGACTGTGAGCTCttgttctccgtggctgacgtgagtaacacatttaagagtgttaaccctcgcaYGGTTGCCGGCACAGACAGCATCtatagccgcgtcctcagagcatgtgcagaccagctggctggagtgtttacagacatattctatCTCTCCCCATCCCAGTTCCTGAACCCAAGAAAGCYaag ctcagccttcaataccatagtacaatccaagctcatcactaagctccgggccctgggtctgaactctgCCCTGTgctactgggtcctggacttcatgacgggccaaccccaggtggtgaaggtaggctaCAACTGCTccgctatgctgatcctcaacaaggggggccccacaagg caacagcgcctcttcaacctcatgcCGCTGAAGGAATTtttcttggcccctaagaccctcataAACGTCTACacatgcaccattgagagcatcctgttgggctttATCACCGCccagtacggcaactgcaccgtcaataaccgcagggctctccagagggtggtgtggttagccgggggcacactgcctgccctccaggacatctacagcacccggtgtcacaggaaggccaaaaagatcatcaaggatttCAGCtacccaagccacggcctgttcaccccacatccatctagaag CAGCACGCTGAAGCCGGCCAGCAGCACGCTGAACCCGGCCAGCAGCTTGGCCAGCAGCCACGCTGAAGCCGGCCCCAGCAGCACGCTGAAGCCGGCCAGCAGCACGCTGAAGCCGGCCAGCAGCACGCTGAAGCCGGCCAGCAGCACGctgaatcatgtt AACGAGCGGAGCAAGCCCTACTGTcaggagaaggagcggagcaagccctactgtcgggagaaggagcggagcaagccctactgtcgggagaaggagcggagcaAGCCCTACTGTCGGGGAGAAGGAGGCGGGAAGCCCGACTGTGGAGGAGGAGCGGAGCAagccctactgtcgggagaaggagcggagcaagccctactgtcgggagaaggagcggagcaAGCCCTACTGTCG TCCCAGCACCATGAGGATGAGAAAAGAGCGCTGAGTCGAGAGATCATCGTCCTCAACAATCACCTCATGGAGGCCAAGATCACCATTGAAAAGCTCAGAGAGGACAAT GACCTGTACAGAAAGGACTGTAACCTGGCAACACAGCTCCTACAGTGCTCCAAGTCACACCGCAGAGCCCACAAGCTGTCTGAG ctgcccaTTGACTTCCAGGAGCGGGTGAGCTCCCACATGGAGAAGCAAGGCCGTGGCGTCACCATGGCGCTGTGCCACTCGCCCTACTCCGACGCTGTGCCCACCGCCGTCATAGCCAAGGTGCTAGAGAAGCCGGAGCCGGGCAGCAGCTGCCCCAACACCCGTTCGCCCAGCCCCCAGCCATTGGAGGATGAGGGCCATGACCATAACTTTGTGCCCTCTAGCGTGGGCGGCGGCACCGAAAGCCTCCGGCGCCGCACAGCGTACCGCACATCGGACCTCTACTGCAGCGACACGGCCCTCTACTGCCCCGAGCGCTGGCAGGAGCGCAGACAGAGCGTGGACGTCCATgcccgccccatgggtctccttcTCCAGGCCCAGAACTCCACAGACTCCAACCCCGAGGAGGAAGCCTTCCATTCGGGTAACTTCTCCCATCATGGGGCCCCCTCCTTCCATGGAGAGTTTGCTGTGGGCTCCTTGAGGGCCACTAGCTCCTACTCCAGCTTCAGCCAGGCATCGGAAGACGAGAAGGGCGGGGAAGGCTGCGGCGGTGGACCCAGCAGCACCATGTCCTCCTCCCACCATGGGCTCTACATGGACTGGCGGGATGGAGGTTACGGCGAGCGAAAGAGCACCTCATCCTATGAGAAGGACAGCCCTCCTGGCCACAGCGTCTTCCCCAAGTCCCACAGCTTCCAGCACATGGCAATGCCGCCTTCCCCCAGCCCTGCGAAAGGCGGCGGTGGCTCTTCACCGGCATACGTATGCACAGCATCCTGCGGCTACAGTGAGCCGTACCACTCGCCGCTCAACGCATCGCCACACAGCGTGGGCTCagcccagggaggaggaggacccCGGGGTGCGGAGCGCTCCGATAGTCAGGCCAGCATGGTCAGCATGGGTGCCCCCACCGAGGAGGAACTGACTGGACGCTGGAGGCAGCTGAGCGTAGAGGACATCAACTCGTACTCTTTCAACCGCAACCCGGGCCGTGTGTCTCCCTACAGCTTCTCCGAGCAGCACTTTGCCATGGGCCCGGCCAAGATTAAACTGGGGCCTCTCTACAGCAGCTTCCAGGAGGGGGACGACAACGTCTTCCTCCACAGCCATGTGCTGGACCAGTGCTTGGCTGCTGCCGCCGGTGGTGGCCTCTCAcccagccccagtcccagtcccaaaCACCCCAGCCTGGGCCTGCGGGGCAAGCCGGACAATCCCCCGCCCCTGTACAGAGCCAAGGTAGACAGCCAGGACTCAGAGTGCAGCCTGCAGTTCCTCTCAGGGAGCCTTAAGGATAAGGAGAGCGGGGCTGCTGGAGCGGCAGGGGGGAGCATGAACAAGGAATACGTGGACGTGAGCCCCAACAGCTCAGCTGAGTCCTTACACCACCAAAGCTCCCTGGAAGCCTCCAGTCTGCAGCACTaccagagggagagaatgaggccCAGCCCTAGCCCGGCACTTCCCAAAAAGAGTTCTCAACAATACCAAAAATTTGGAAGCACAGGAACAGGACTGAGCAGGAAGGACAGTCTGACCAAGGCCCAGCTGTACGGCACCCTCCTGAATTGA